One window of Desulfarculus baarsii DSM 2075 genomic DNA carries:
- a CDS encoding YihY/virulence factor BrkB family protein, which produces MTQDLDWLDKLDRLALGWLWRPDRPAGGPGRAALLALQVAYLSVRNFFGRRLAFQASALTFITLLGLVPALAISFSLAKGLGFADAMRAALFNEFTASQHQVMEYILQYVERTNMGALGVMGLAALIVSLVLALSNAEDAFNRIWEVKETRSLFRKFTDYLSVLIICPLLIVAGTGIWAGMAAHGFVQWLMGQALIGEVAAMGLQLGPVLMLAVAFVFMYMFLPNTRVPFVSAVIAGVVTAGLWWGVQHAYLQFQIGVARYNAIYGGFATLPLFLVWLQVSWTVVLYGAELAHADYLCRNDMLPRALLPPLSPARRQTLGLDLMMIVAHRFHQGLKPLPLVRLAALLGVAPDQAAAAAQRLSQAGLIAPPDQDGLVMPLRDLSNISALELVQAVGAGPRQGASACLNDQAMARLLGQMENTQAEALGRVSLLELVRRNQTPLTDTDATKTS; this is translated from the coding sequence ATGACCCAAGACCTGGACTGGCTCGATAAACTCGACCGCCTCGCCCTGGGCTGGCTCTGGCGGCCCGATCGCCCCGCCGGCGGCCCGGGCCGGGCGGCGCTGTTGGCCCTCCAGGTGGCCTATCTGTCGGTGCGCAACTTTTTCGGCCGCCGCCTGGCCTTCCAGGCCAGCGCCTTGACCTTCATTACCCTGCTGGGCCTGGTGCCGGCCCTGGCCATCAGCTTTTCGCTGGCCAAGGGCCTGGGCTTTGCCGACGCCATGCGCGCGGCGCTGTTCAACGAGTTCACCGCCAGCCAGCACCAGGTGATGGAATACATCCTGCAATACGTCGAGCGCACCAACATGGGCGCCCTGGGCGTGATGGGCCTGGCCGCGCTGATCGTCTCGCTGGTGCTGGCCCTTTCCAACGCCGAGGACGCCTTCAACCGCATCTGGGAGGTCAAGGAGACCCGCTCGCTGTTCCGCAAGTTCACCGACTACCTCTCGGTGCTGATCATCTGCCCGCTTTTGATCGTGGCCGGCACGGGCATCTGGGCCGGCATGGCCGCCCACGGTTTCGTCCAGTGGCTGATGGGCCAGGCCCTCATCGGCGAGGTGGCGGCCATGGGCCTGCAACTGGGCCCGGTGCTGATGCTGGCCGTGGCCTTCGTGTTCATGTACATGTTTTTGCCCAACACCAGGGTGCCTTTCGTCTCGGCGGTCATCGCCGGGGTGGTCACGGCCGGGCTGTGGTGGGGCGTGCAACACGCCTATCTGCAGTTTCAGATCGGCGTGGCCCGCTACAACGCCATATACGGCGGTTTCGCCACGTTGCCGCTGTTTTTGGTCTGGTTGCAGGTGAGCTGGACGGTGGTGCTCTACGGCGCGGAGCTGGCCCACGCCGACTACCTCTGCCGCAACGACATGCTGCCCCGGGCCCTGCTGCCGCCGCTGTCGCCGGCCAGACGCCAGACCCTGGGCCTGGATCTGATGATGATCGTGGCCCATCGTTTTCATCAGGGCCTGAAGCCCCTGCCCCTTGTCCGCCTGGCCGCCCTGCTGGGCGTGGCCCCGGACCAGGCCGCCGCCGCCGCCCAGCGCCTGAGCCAGGCCGGGCTGATCGCCCCGCCCGATCAGGACGGCTTGGTCATGCCGCTGCGTGACCTGAGCAACATCAGCGCCTTGGAGTTGGTCCAGGCCGTGGGCGCGGGCCCGCGCCAGGGGGCGTCGGCCTGCCTGAACGACCAAGCCATGGCCCGGCTGCTGGGCCAGATGGAAAACACCCAGGCCGAGGCCCTGGGGCGCGTCAGCCTGCTGGAGCTGGTGCGGCGGAACCAAACACCCCTCACCGACACGGACGCCACAAAAACATCATGA
- the ade gene encoding adenine deaminase yields MSDWQGRMAHLLEAARGDRPAQLLLENCRLVNVFSGQVEQTAVAVDDGVVVGLGEGYEGIERIDLDGAYLSPGFIDGHLHVESSFLSPAQFARAVCPLGTSAVVADPHEIANVMGVEGFSAMIDASEDLPVTFFFNASSCVPASPLQDSGAVLGAAEMSLLARHPRVLGMAELMNFPGTVAGFPDILAKLEAFRGRPIDGHAPLLGGKGLNAYLLAGADSDHECTSLAEAEEKLAKGMWIMIRQGTHAHNMLDLLPLVTPRTERRCLLVCDDRQADTIAQRGHLDDLLRLAVDNGLDAPTAIRLVSLNPARRFGLSRRGAIAPGYVADMVALQDLRDFQVTKVWRAGKLVAENGRCLHPCQTPFSDAARQTMRLPALNEDLLRAPAGGKRARAMALIANQILTDENVVATPQRDGQLVADPERDLALLFIIERHKASGRRGVGLMRGLGIIDGALASSVAHDSHNLVLVGADRPSMLAAARAVAAMGGGLAVAKGGRVLATLALPLAGLMSDAPYEDVAAEISELNMAAAQVCRFRDPFMALSFAALEVIPHLKLTDQGLVDVDAFGHVSLYVD; encoded by the coding sequence ATGAGCGACTGGCAAGGGCGCATGGCCCATCTGCTCGAGGCCGCCAGGGGCGACCGGCCGGCCCAGCTACTGCTGGAAAACTGCCGCCTGGTCAACGTCTTCAGCGGCCAGGTGGAGCAAACCGCCGTGGCCGTCGACGACGGCGTGGTGGTCGGCCTGGGCGAGGGCTACGAGGGCATCGAGCGCATCGACCTGGACGGGGCCTACCTGTCGCCGGGCTTCATCGACGGCCATTTGCACGTCGAATCATCGTTCCTCAGCCCGGCCCAATTCGCCCGCGCCGTCTGCCCGCTGGGCACCTCGGCCGTGGTGGCCGACCCCCACGAGATCGCCAACGTCATGGGCGTCGAGGGCTTTTCGGCCATGATCGACGCCTCCGAGGATCTGCCGGTCACGTTTTTCTTCAACGCTTCCTCGTGCGTGCCGGCCAGCCCCCTGCAAGACTCGGGGGCCGTGCTGGGCGCGGCCGAGATGTCGTTGCTGGCCCGCCACCCCCGGGTGCTGGGCATGGCCGAGTTGATGAACTTTCCCGGCACGGTGGCCGGCTTTCCCGATATCCTGGCCAAGCTGGAGGCCTTTCGCGGCCGGCCCATCGACGGCCACGCGCCGCTGCTGGGCGGCAAGGGCCTCAACGCCTACCTGCTGGCCGGGGCCGACTCCGACCACGAGTGCACATCCCTGGCCGAGGCCGAGGAAAAGCTGGCCAAGGGCATGTGGATCATGATCCGCCAGGGCACCCACGCCCACAACATGCTCGACCTCCTGCCCCTGGTCACGCCCCGGACCGAGCGCCGCTGCCTGCTCGTCTGCGACGACCGCCAGGCCGACACCATCGCCCAGCGCGGCCACCTGGACGACCTTTTGCGCCTGGCCGTGGACAACGGCCTGGACGCGCCCACGGCCATCAGGCTGGTCAGCCTCAACCCGGCGCGGCGCTTTGGCCTGAGCCGGCGCGGGGCCATCGCCCCCGGCTACGTGGCCGATATGGTGGCCCTGCAGGATCTGCGCGATTTTCAGGTGACCAAGGTCTGGCGCGCCGGCAAACTGGTGGCCGAAAACGGTCGCTGCCTGCACCCCTGCCAGACGCCCTTCAGCGACGCCGCCCGCCAGACCATGCGCCTGCCCGCGCTGAACGAAGACCTGCTGCGCGCCCCGGCCGGCGGCAAGCGGGCCAGGGCGATGGCCCTGATCGCCAACCAGATCCTCACCGACGAAAACGTCGTGGCCACGCCCCAGCGCGACGGCCAGTTGGTGGCCGACCCCGAGCGCGACCTGGCCCTGCTTTTCATCATCGAGCGCCACAAGGCCAGCGGCCGCCGGGGCGTGGGCCTGATGCGCGGCCTGGGGATCATCGACGGCGCGCTGGCCAGCAGCGTGGCCCACGACAGCCACAACCTGGTGCTGGTTGGCGCCGACAGGCCCTCCATGCTGGCGGCGGCCCGCGCCGTGGCCGCCATGGGCGGCGGCCTGGCCGTGGCCAAGGGCGGCCGCGTGTTGGCCACGTTGGCCCTGCCCCTGGCCGGGCTGATGAGCGATGCGCCCTACGAGGACGTGGCCGCCGAAATCAGCGAACTCAACATGGCCGCGGCCCAGGTTTGTCGCTTCCGCGACCCGTTCATGGCCCTGTCCTTCGCCGCCCTGGAGGTCATCCCCCACTTGAAGCTCACCGACCAGGGCCTGGTTGACGTGGACGCCTTCGGCCACGTAAGCTTGTACGTGGATTGA
- a CDS encoding autotransporter assembly complex protein TamA: protein MCWPGPGQALERPGLVGKALEAPRAIGQALETAVGARDDQGGPPLITAVDLTGVDNAPKDTLLGMLEAAPRVEPGAEKAKRYDPLMAQRDIRRIQRAYEAHGYFNVQVKARLEPGALPGVTRLIYDVHENSPVLIDKILLTLPDEPAQRRWSRRLVRVSGLKAGERFSLAAYEKAKGAIKAYLAERAHPKAKVRGQARIYPEELRAEVALEIDPGAQYFFGPPVVVGNKRMSERYILSRLKFTPGQPFKASVLEASQQELLNSGFFDSAVLSPDYLAPIQGKRLPIQVVVDERPAHGVQLGLGWGTEEGARLRLDQTNRNILGLNEEISFRGKISEIYQGLVAAVRLPQTPLERTETLVRVGVEQPDNQAYESRNHFAMPVLETHLDKYARAWVGYLYEQSRMVNLKAAVPDKAFENQTFLISSVKAGVNFDSRDSPLNPTRGSQIALEVEWATNGLGSELSFVRPQIEASQIFGLPGWRGWYVALRAKAGFTIGYGDDQRIPLIRRFFPGGPDSVRGYPYQCLGPLDSAGKPLGGEAMIVGNAELRFPLWRELGGVIFLDAGNAYESIDTDMGALRYAAGLGLRYNTPVGPVRVDWGYQLNPDPNAPIDDNQFYFSVGQAF, encoded by the coding sequence TTGTGTTGGCCGGGCCCCGGCCAAGCCCTGGAGCGGCCGGGCCTGGTGGGGAAGGCCCTGGAGGCCCCGCGCGCCATTGGCCAGGCCCTGGAAACGGCCGTGGGCGCGCGCGACGACCAGGGCGGCCCGCCGCTGATCACGGCGGTGGACCTGACCGGCGTGGACAACGCGCCCAAGGACACGTTGCTAGGCATGTTGGAGGCCGCGCCGCGCGTGGAGCCTGGCGCGGAAAAAGCCAAGCGTTACGACCCGTTGATGGCCCAGCGCGACATCAGGCGCATTCAGCGGGCCTACGAGGCCCATGGCTATTTCAACGTCCAGGTCAAGGCGCGTCTGGAGCCGGGGGCCTTGCCCGGCGTCACGCGGCTGATCTACGACGTCCACGAGAACTCTCCCGTTTTGATCGACAAGATTCTGCTGACCTTGCCCGACGAGCCGGCCCAGCGGCGTTGGTCGCGGCGCTTGGTCAGGGTCAGCGGCCTGAAAGCCGGCGAGCGCTTTTCCCTGGCCGCCTACGAAAAAGCCAAGGGGGCCATCAAGGCCTACTTGGCCGAACGGGCCCACCCCAAGGCCAAGGTGCGGGGTCAGGCGCGCATCTACCCCGAGGAGCTGCGGGCCGAGGTGGCGCTGGAAATCGACCCCGGGGCCCAATACTTTTTCGGCCCGCCGGTGGTGGTGGGCAACAAGCGCATGAGCGAGCGCTACATCCTCTCGCGGCTGAAGTTCACCCCCGGCCAGCCCTTCAAGGCCAGCGTCCTGGAGGCCAGCCAACAGGAGCTTTTGAACAGCGGTTTTTTTGATTCGGCCGTCCTCAGCCCGGATTACCTGGCCCCGATTCAGGGCAAGCGCCTGCCCATCCAGGTCGTCGTGGACGAACGACCGGCCCACGGCGTGCAACTGGGCCTGGGTTGGGGCACCGAGGAGGGCGCGCGCCTGCGCCTGGACCAGACCAACCGCAACATTCTGGGGCTCAACGAAGAGATCAGCTTTCGCGGCAAGATCAGCGAGATATACCAGGGCCTGGTGGCGGCCGTGCGTCTGCCCCAGACGCCCCTGGAACGCACCGAAACGCTGGTGCGCGTGGGCGTGGAGCAGCCCGACAACCAGGCCTACGAAAGCCGCAATCATTTTGCCATGCCGGTGCTGGAGACCCATCTGGACAAATACGCCAGGGCCTGGGTCGGCTATCTCTACGAACAATCGCGGATGGTCAACCTCAAGGCGGCCGTGCCCGACAAGGCGTTCGAAAATCAGACTTTTTTGATTTCTTCGGTCAAGGCTGGCGTCAATTTCGACAGCCGGGACTCCCCGCTCAACCCCACCAGGGGCTCGCAGATCGCCCTGGAGGTGGAGTGGGCCACCAACGGCCTGGGCTCGGAACTGAGCTTTGTCCGGCCGCAGATCGAGGCCTCGCAGATCTTTGGCCTGCCGGGCTGGCGCGGCTGGTACGTGGCCTTGCGGGCCAAGGCCGGTTTCACCATCGGCTACGGGGACGACCAGCGCATCCCGCTGATCCGGCGGTTTTTTCCCGGCGGGCCAGACAGCGTGCGCGGCTACCCCTACCAATGTCTGGGCCCGCTGGACTCGGCCGGCAAGCCCCTGGGCGGCGAGGCCATGATCGTCGGCAACGCCGAACTGCGCTTTCCGCTGTGGCGCGAACTGGGCGGGGTGATCTTCCTCGACGCCGGCAACGCCTATGAATCCATCGACACCGACATGGGCGCTCTACGCTATGCCGCCGGCCTGGGCCTGCGTTACAACACGCCGGTGGGCCCGGTGCGCGTGGACTGGGGCTATCAGCTAAACCCCGACCCCAACGCGCCCATCGACGACAACCAGTTCTATTTCAGCGTGGGGCAGGCCTTCTGA
- a CDS encoding translocation/assembly module TamB domain-containing protein, with amino-acid sequence MTRKLPGMGVLLKIAAGVALFAALAIGGLIAALQHPAVEGWLLAQANQALAQTLDARVSVAKLSGSKLFGLRGRGVEFWHGGRLMARADDLRVRYSLFDLLGGERVKLDGVKIEGLWVDLDVVMALADYAAGPDDDPAAGAAGGADEAVVELWFPRIELRGAAVEGRGWMGPVRWARAIDLKASLRLSAAGRLRIAASVAKARAAMDGVGQELEVSAQALLDGDGVTAEDLRVRAGQATAQGRAMVNWGDKLLLEGDLRLDNLLAAGLTGLQKLPPALGQGLALKVDGGLDGLNVALDNQPLQARLRTIFSYEAGVLALRQIDLQAPWGRAEGRLSLGLEQPGLWREIDLRVKDLRAPAPLAGLLPADLGQARLSGHLALGPEGQELAWRLTLKDTTLWPWLSLTSLTAQGLMAPEPELRALKAELGWARAELDGRVGLAGAQARLTLVIDDLARGAELAAQAGWSPPAPLAGRLTADVAIDGPWSAPDLALTVQGHELVLPNVAARRASLEGHVSGLLAPTGRLRLEAQGVRSGEVSFDRLDLDYDRQVATAGLDFAAQGPDLRAQGRLSHAGGGWLPTSGALEELRLWALGGGPWELSRPAGWRQKDGAFWLERLELVSQGQKVAVWGMIDAAGPVAANLAVENLRLATLDAELPGALAVGQLRLDAALGGTLAAPTLRFEGLLDEAAGPAAPELDLEFAGGYEAGRLELDGLVRAKGRPTLSLAARLGLALSLRPPVVEPTAPGLDCRLWADDQDLALLGPYLPGVGELSGRLDLDLTCRGPWERPRLDGRAAIDDGRLVILAGDQAIEGLRARLSLDDHELVVEEVSARTDPGAPPLTLRGRVSLPLGREDGRWDLRLAGRGVVVGLGDLGWVSTDVDVGLAGPWAAAALQGKISPRRALVRYKMLPPAGMSEIVVLRPGQEPPPIGRDQTIWRPGGLLAGWSMDVLVDLSERLRVEMEEGWLSAVGGLRLTKAPGGHIVYSETVTIENGLLVVFGRRISIDRGKIAFGGKTSLDPNLDIQASLNMGSIAVFANIMGAVSEPSVHLSSQPPLNQADLLSTIVFGRPSRELSGAQQEYLSAQALALLGLRGSQELRRFLGPELAPDVVTVHDSRQFGSSLEAGKFIGEDLYLRYRKNLGEDGGQNVGVEYRFSPHFSVESQVGTTRDTGVDVLTNWQWGD; translated from the coding sequence ATGACGCGCAAACTGCCAGGCATGGGGGTGCTGCTGAAAATCGCCGCCGGCGTGGCCCTTTTCGCGGCGCTGGCCATCGGCGGGCTGATCGCGGCCTTGCAGCATCCGGCGGTGGAGGGCTGGCTGCTGGCCCAGGCCAACCAGGCCCTGGCCCAGACCCTGGACGCCAGGGTGAGCGTGGCCAAGCTTTCGGGCAGCAAGCTTTTCGGCCTGCGCGGTCGGGGCGTGGAGTTTTGGCACGGCGGCCGGTTGATGGCCAGGGCCGACGACCTGCGCGTGCGCTATTCGCTTTTCGACCTGCTGGGCGGCGAGCGCGTCAAGCTCGATGGCGTCAAGATCGAGGGCCTGTGGGTCGACCTGGATGTGGTGATGGCCCTGGCCGACTACGCCGCCGGGCCGGATGACGATCCGGCGGCCGGGGCCGCGGGCGGCGCGGACGAGGCGGTCGTGGAGCTTTGGTTCCCGCGCATCGAGCTGCGCGGCGCGGCGGTGGAGGGCCGGGGGTGGATGGGCCCGGTGCGCTGGGCGCGGGCCATCGATCTGAAGGCCTCGCTGCGCCTGAGCGCCGCCGGCCGGCTGCGCATCGCCGCCAGCGTCGCCAAGGCGCGGGCGGCCATGGACGGCGTGGGCCAGGAACTGGAGGTCAGCGCCCAGGCCCTGCTGGACGGCGACGGCGTCACGGCCGAGGATCTGCGGGTGCGAGCCGGTCAGGCCACGGCCCAGGGCCGGGCCATGGTGAATTGGGGCGACAAGCTGCTGCTGGAAGGCGACCTGCGCCTCGACAACCTGTTGGCGGCCGGGCTGACCGGTCTGCAAAAGTTGCCGCCGGCGTTGGGCCAGGGCCTGGCGCTGAAGGTGGACGGCGGTTTGGACGGCCTGAACGTCGCGCTGGACAACCAGCCGCTACAGGCCCGGCTGCGGACGATTTTCAGCTACGAGGCCGGCGTGCTGGCCTTGCGCCAGATCGACCTGCAAGCGCCGTGGGGCCGGGCCGAGGGACGCTTGTCGCTGGGGCTGGAGCAGCCCGGCCTCTGGCGCGAGATCGACCTGCGCGTGAAAGATTTGCGCGCGCCGGCGCCGCTGGCCGGGCTGTTGCCGGCCGACCTGGGCCAGGCCAGGCTCAGCGGTCATCTGGCCCTGGGGCCCGAGGGCCAGGAACTGGCCTGGCGTTTGACGCTGAAAGACACCACGCTCTGGCCCTGGCTGAGCCTGACCAGCCTGACCGCCCAGGGCCTGATGGCCCCAGAGCCTGAGCTGCGCGCGCTGAAGGCCGAACTGGGCTGGGCCAGGGCCGAACTTGACGGCCGCGTGGGATTGGCTGGCGCCCAGGCCAGGCTGACGTTGGTCATCGACGACCTGGCTCGAGGCGCGGAGCTGGCCGCGCAAGCCGGCTGGAGCCCGCCCGCGCCGCTGGCCGGCCGGCTAACGGCCGATGTGGCCATCGACGGCCCCTGGAGCGCCCCCGACCTGGCGCTGACGGTCCAGGGCCATGAACTGGTTTTGCCCAACGTGGCGGCCCGGCGCGCCAGCCTGGAGGGCCATGTCAGCGGCTTGCTGGCCCCCACCGGCCGTCTGCGTCTGGAGGCCCAAGGCGTTCGCAGCGGCGAGGTGTCTTTTGACCGCCTCGACCTGGACTACGACCGCCAGGTCGCCACGGCCGGCCTGGATTTCGCCGCCCAAGGCCCAGATCTGCGGGCCCAGGGCCGCCTGAGCCACGCCGGCGGCGGCTGGCTGCCGACCAGCGGCGCGCTGGAGGAGCTTCGTCTCTGGGCCCTGGGCGGCGGGCCCTGGGAGTTGAGCCGGCCGGCCGGCTGGCGGCAAAAGGACGGGGCCTTCTGGCTGGAGCGCCTGGAGTTGGTCAGCCAGGGGCAGAAGGTCGCCGTCTGGGGCATGATCGACGCGGCCGGGCCGGTGGCGGCCAACCTGGCGGTGGAGAACCTGCGCCTGGCCACCCTGGACGCCGAGCTGCCCGGGGCCTTGGCCGTGGGCCAACTGCGCCTGGACGCCGCGCTGGGCGGCACGCTGGCCGCGCCGACGCTGCGCTTCGAGGGCCTATTGGACGAGGCCGCCGGCCCGGCCGCGCCCGAGCTGGACCTGGAGTTCGCGGGCGGCTACGAGGCCGGCCGGCTGGAGTTGGATGGATTGGTGCGGGCCAAGGGCCGGCCGACGCTTTCGCTGGCGGCCCGGCTGGGCCTGGCCCTCAGCCTGCGGCCGCCGGTTGTGGAGCCGACCGCGCCGGGCCTGGACTGCCGGCTGTGGGCCGACGACCAGGATTTGGCCTTGTTGGGGCCATATCTGCCCGGCGTGGGTGAATTGAGCGGGCGGCTCGACCTGGATTTGACCTGCCGCGGGCCGTGGGAGCGCCCGCGTCTGGACGGCCGAGCGGCCATCGACGACGGCCGGCTGGTGATCCTGGCCGGCGACCAGGCCATCGAGGGCCTGCGCGCCCGGCTAAGTCTGGATGACCACGAGCTGGTGGTCGAGGAAGTCAGCGCCAGGACCGACCCCGGCGCGCCGCCGTTGACCCTGCGCGGCCGGGTGAGTCTGCCCCTGGGCCGGGAGGACGGCCGCTGGGATCTGCGCCTGGCCGGCCGGGGCGTGGTCGTTGGCTTGGGCGATCTGGGCTGGGTGAGCACCGACGTGGACGTCGGTTTGGCCGGGCCCTGGGCAGCGGCCGCCTTGCAAGGCAAGATCAGCCCGCGCCGGGCCTTGGTGCGCTACAAGATGCTGCCGCCGGCGGGCATGAGCGAGATAGTCGTGCTGCGGCCGGGCCAGGAACCGCCGCCCATCGGCCGGGACCAGACCATCTGGCGGCCCGGCGGCCTGCTGGCCGGCTGGAGCATGGACGTGCTGGTTGACCTGTCGGAACGGCTGCGCGTGGAGATGGAGGAAGGCTGGCTGAGCGCCGTGGGCGGCCTGCGCCTGACCAAAGCCCCGGGTGGCCACATCGTTTATTCCGAAACCGTCACCATCGAAAACGGTCTGCTGGTCGTTTTTGGCCGGCGCATCAGCATCGACCGGGGCAAGATCGCCTTCGGCGGCAAGACCAGCCTGGACCCCAACCTGGACATCCAGGCCAGCCTGAACATGGGCTCCATCGCCGTGTTCGCCAACATCATGGGCGCGGTCAGCGAGCCCAGCGTGCACCTCAGCTCCCAGCCGCCGCTGAACCAGGCCGACCTGCTCAGCACCATCGTCTTTGGCCGGCCCTCGCGGGAACTCAGCGGCGCGCAGCAGGAATACCTCTCGGCCCAGGCCCTGGCCCTGCTGGGCCTCCGGGGCAGCCAGGAACTCAGGCGTTTCCTGGGCCCGGAACTGGCCCCCGACGTCGTCACCGTCCACGACAGCCGCCAGTTCGGCTCCTCGCTGGAGGCCGGCAAGTTCATCGGCGAGGACTTGTACCTGCGCTATCGCAAGAACCTGGGCGAGGACGGCGGCCAAAACGTGGGCGTGGAATATCGTTTCAGCCCGCATTTCTCGGTGGAAAGCCAAGTGGGCACCACCCGCGACACCGGCGTGGACGTGCTCACCAACTGGCAGTGGGGCGACTGA
- a CDS encoding cytidylate kinase family protein has translation MSIITVSGEMGSLRDELALCISQQGGLECVDRRTLMEAVEGLVELSRDEHQLLAEQGPALLDMSIRRRRVFAAFLETVVLQYAQKGDVVLVGRGANLLLRLVPGVLRVRTVAPLELRASRLAQRDNLEMDRARQLATVVDQQRRAYLAHVFGADWSSPLSYDMVLNMGRLSLDQAATTVLDLAAHPEFQLSDESRRLIADMVMASKVRRQMVAEVDVHALEVTSEDGVVTIAGYVASPEDRRRALNLARQTPGVAEVRSALEVSPTLMKFLP, from the coding sequence ATGAGCATCATCACCGTATCCGGGGAAATGGGCTCGCTAAGGGACGAACTGGCCCTGTGCATCAGCCAGCAAGGCGGGTTGGAGTGCGTCGACCGCCGCACGCTCATGGAGGCCGTCGAGGGCCTGGTCGAACTCTCCAGGGACGAGCATCAGCTTTTGGCCGAACAGGGCCCGGCCCTTTTGGACATGAGCATCCGCCGGCGGCGGGTGTTCGCGGCCTTCCTGGAGACAGTCGTGTTGCAATACGCCCAAAAGGGCGACGTGGTGCTGGTGGGGCGGGGCGCCAACCTGCTTTTGCGCCTGGTGCCGGGGGTGCTCAGGGTGCGCACCGTGGCTCCGTTGGAGCTGCGCGCCAGCCGCCTGGCCCAGCGCGACAACCTGGAGATGGACCGCGCCCGCCAACTGGCCACGGTGGTCGATCAGCAGCGCCGGGCCTACCTGGCCCACGTCTTCGGGGCCGATTGGTCCTCGCCGCTGAGCTACGACATGGTGCTCAACATGGGCCGGCTCTCGCTGGACCAGGCCGCCACCACCGTGCTGGACTTGGCCGCCCACCCCGAGTTCCAGCTCTCCGACGAAAGCCGGCGCTTGATCGCCGACATGGTCATGGCCTCCAAGGTCCGCCGTCAGATGGTCGCCGAGGTCGACGTCCACGCCCTGGAGGTGACCAGCGAAGACGGCGTGGTGACCATCGCCGGCTACGTGGCCTCGCCCGAGGACAGGCGTCGGGCCCTGAATCTGGCGCGCCAGACGCCCGGCGTGGCCGAGGTGCGCTCGGCCCTGGAGGTCTCGCCCACGCTGATGAAGTTCTTGCCCTGA
- a CDS encoding acyltransferase family protein, whose protein sequence is MSGKYYICTQSETSGEFLIKRVFRIYPLFIVAVLTEGAFSIYHGAEAPKLSVLIPRLLLIGDVFQTNLALGGVEWTLRVEITFYVFMAALSYLNLIKQRKIILPCVMVATIFICALCSPFPHVGWTKSYLTMYGPFLLLGSMIYLYEIRQVKLSFLLIFVCMVFGNLFWQTATYQPRLINSHFSALAFLLFIIMWAFRSHLKVTPFILFLSDLTYSVYLFHKWLFGIIKHAIGPWGIPFIPLDIQVLIVLFTLCSLLVALIEKPGIRLGRKIVTRLNRRRQPA, encoded by the coding sequence GTGTCAGGTAAATACTATATCTGTACACAAAGCGAAACTTCTGGCGAGTTCCTGATCAAACGAGTATTCAGAATCTATCCACTGTTTATTGTCGCGGTGCTGACAGAGGGGGCCTTCTCCATTTATCATGGCGCAGAGGCGCCAAAGCTGTCTGTTTTGATCCCACGCCTGCTGCTAATCGGCGATGTTTTTCAAACAAATCTCGCTCTGGGCGGAGTCGAGTGGACCCTTCGCGTCGAGATTACATTTTATGTTTTCATGGCCGCCTTATCGTACCTGAATTTAATAAAACAACGTAAAATTATCCTACCATGCGTCATGGTGGCGACCATCTTCATTTGCGCTCTTTGCTCTCCGTTTCCTCATGTTGGCTGGACCAAATCGTACCTAACCATGTACGGGCCCTTTTTGTTGTTGGGATCGATGATCTATCTTTATGAAATACGTCAAGTTAAGCTCAGCTTCCTATTAATCTTCGTTTGCATGGTTTTTGGCAATCTATTTTGGCAGACGGCGACCTATCAACCGCGTCTAATCAATAGCCATTTTTCAGCCTTGGCTTTTTTGTTATTTATCATTATGTGGGCCTTCCGTTCGCATCTGAAAGTCACGCCATTCATCCTGTTTCTTTCAGATTTAACGTATTCTGTCTACTTGTTTCATAAGTGGCTTTTCGGCATCATAAAACATGCTATTGGCCCTTGGGGAATCCCCTTCATCCCCCTTGATATCCAAGTGCTTATAGTTTTGTTCACGTTGTGTTCCCTGCTGGTCGCACTCATCGAAAAGCCGGGAATCAGGCTCGGCCGCAAGATCGTCACGCGCCTGAACCGCCGCCGGCAACCAGCGTGA